A genomic stretch from Bacillota bacterium includes:
- a CDS encoding Mu transposase C-terminal domain-containing protein has translation LDELNQLFWQWLEEDYHRRVHSSLGMSPLDKYLSQIQTVRVIDDPDAVRRLFMKREQRRVNNDGTISIHGKTFEVPCALIGKRVEARFDDYLEEILIYDGDIQVGKAKPVSLADNALVRREKGGKEDRQPLSFHEALKRREED, from the coding sequence CTCGACGAGCTCAACCAGCTTTTCTGGCAGTGGCTCGAAGAGGACTACCACCGCCGGGTGCATTCCTCCCTGGGGATGAGTCCGCTGGACAAGTACCTATCCCAGATCCAGACGGTCAGGGTGATTGATGATCCGGATGCGGTCCGGCGGCTCTTTATGAAACGGGAGCAGCGGCGGGTGAACAATGACGGCACCATCTCCATCCATGGCAAGACCTTCGAGGTTCCCTGCGCCCTGATCGGCAAGAGAGTGGAGGCGCGCTTCGACGACTACCTTGAGGAGATCCTCATCTACGATGGAGACATTCAGGTTGGCAAGGCCAAGCCGGTGAGCCTTGCAGACAACGCCCTGGTCAGGAGGGAGAAGGGCGGCAAGGAAGACCGGCAGCCGCTCTCCTTCCACGAGGCCCTGAAGCGAAGGGAGGAGGATT